Proteins encoded in a region of the Vicia villosa cultivar HV-30 ecotype Madison, WI unplaced genomic scaffold, Vvil1.0 ctg.002723F_1_1, whole genome shotgun sequence genome:
- the LOC131639638 gene encoding uncharacterized mitochondrial protein AtMg00860-like — MDYMNRIFQPYLDQFVVIFIDDILVYSRTPEDHEEHLRIVLSTLREKQLYAKFSKCEFWLSEVSFLDHVISGGGVAVDPSKVEAVVNWDRPRSVTEVRSFLGLAGYYRRFIMGFAKLALPLTKLTRKEVAFEWNSECEQSFQKLKKKLTTAPVLVTPDPN; from the coding sequence atggattacatgaatcgaaTCTTTCAACCATATCTGGACCAGTTTGTGGTAatcttcattgatgacattctggtGTATTCCCGTACTCCCGAAGATCACGAAGAGCACTTGCGAATTGTGTTGTCTACGCTTCGAGAGAAACAATTGTATGCCAAGTTcagtaagtgtgaattttggctatccgaagtaagttttcttgatCACGTCATCTCTGGTGGAGGCGTGGCAGTagatccttctaaagtagaagcgGTGGTGAATTGGGATCGACCGAGGAGTGTGACTGAAGTCAGAAGCTTCctaggtttggcaggttattaccgGAGATTTATTATGGGGTTTGCTAAGTTAGCCTTACCATTAACAAAGCTTACACgaaaggaggttgcttttgaatggAATTCCGAGTGTGAGCagagttttcagaaacttaagaagaagttgactactgcACCTGTATTAGTGACTCCGGACCCAAACTGA